A stretch of the Enterobacter mori genome encodes the following:
- a CDS encoding VOC family protein — protein MKSVINWFEIPVADMDRAIKFYEPVMQVTLKREKMDVAELAIFPHEDPATGGALAKFDGVTPSQQGAIIYLHTDNLAATLDRIASAGGACVFGPLELPRGIGTIALFTDSEGNRVGLHQPA, from the coding sequence ATGAAAAGTGTGATTAACTGGTTTGAAATCCCGGTCGCCGATATGGATCGCGCCATCAAATTTTATGAACCGGTAATGCAGGTTACGCTGAAGCGGGAGAAAATGGACGTTGCAGAGCTGGCGATTTTCCCGCACGAAGACCCGGCAACCGGCGGCGCGCTGGCGAAATTTGACGGCGTTACGCCGTCGCAGCAGGGCGCTATTATTTATCTGCATACTGACAATCTGGCGGCCACGCTTGATCGTATTGCCTCTGCAGGCGGTGCGTGCGTCTTTGGTCCGCTGGAATTGCCGCGAGGCATTGGCACCATTGCTTTGTTCACCGACAGCGAAGGTAATCGCGTCGGCCTTCATCAACCGGCCTGA
- a CDS encoding helix-turn-helix transcriptional regulator — protein sequence MTRRADRLFQIVQILRGRRLTTAAHLAERLGVSERTIYRDIRDLSLSGVPVEGEAGSGYRLMSGFDLPPLMLTNKESEALIVAIRLLKTWGGESLSRELESAQEKVLAILPEESRRKAEQTRIYAPDIALQPHSRSGFDVIHQAISAQRVLALHYRDEAGQLTWRKVQPLGLFFWGEHWLLAAWCERRDDYRCFRLDRCLNIALTERRFSESADRSLADFLRKVKQ from the coding sequence ATGACCCGACGCGCTGACCGTTTGTTTCAGATTGTGCAGATCCTGCGGGGCAGGCGTCTGACAACGGCAGCGCATCTGGCGGAGCGGCTCGGCGTCTCCGAGCGCACGATCTATCGTGATATCCGCGACCTGTCGCTTTCCGGCGTGCCGGTGGAAGGTGAGGCGGGGAGCGGATATCGGCTGATGTCGGGTTTTGACCTGCCGCCGCTGATGCTGACAAATAAAGAGTCCGAGGCGCTGATCGTCGCGATCCGCCTGCTTAAAACCTGGGGAGGGGAATCGCTGTCGCGCGAGCTGGAGTCGGCCCAGGAGAAGGTGCTGGCGATCCTGCCCGAGGAGAGCCGACGCAAGGCAGAGCAGACGCGAATTTATGCGCCGGATATTGCGCTTCAGCCCCATTCTCGCAGCGGATTTGATGTGATTCATCAGGCGATATCTGCGCAGCGCGTGCTGGCGCTGCACTACCGTGATGAGGCCGGGCAGTTAACCTGGCGTAAGGTGCAGCCGCTTGGGCTGTTCTTCTGGGGGGAGCATTGGCTTTTGGCTGCGTGGTGCGAGCGGCGCGATGACTACCGCTGTTTCCGGCTCGACAGGTGTTTGAATATTGCACTGACGGAAAGACGCTTTAGCGAGAGCGCGGATCGCTCGCTCGCGGATTTTTTGCGGAAGGTTAAGCAGTGA
- a CDS encoding nucleoside-specific channel-forming protein Tsx: MKKTLLAAGAVLALSSSFTVNAAENDKPQYLSDWWHQSVNVVGSYHTRFGPQIRNDTYLEYEAFAKKDWFDFYGYMDAPVFFGGNTDAKGIWNHGSPLFMEIEPRFSIDKLTGTSLAFGPFKEWYFANNYIYDMGRNKSGRQSTWYMGLGTDIDTGLPMSLSMNVYAKYQWQNYGAANENEWDGYRFKVKYFVPITQLWGGNLSYIGFTNFDWGSDLGDNDFRDLNGRKARTNDSIASSHILALNYDHWHYSVVARYWHNGGQWNDDASLNFGNGDFSVRSTGWGGYLVVGYNF; the protein is encoded by the coding sequence ATGAAAAAAACATTACTCGCAGCGGGTGCTGTACTGGCACTCTCCTCCTCTTTCACTGTTAACGCAGCGGAAAACGATAAACCACAATACCTCTCCGACTGGTGGCACCAGAGCGTTAACGTGGTTGGCAGCTACCACACCCGTTTCGGACCTCAGATCCGCAACGATACCTATCTGGAATACGAAGCGTTCGCCAAGAAAGACTGGTTTGATTTCTATGGATATATGGATGCACCGGTCTTCTTCGGTGGTAACACCGACGCGAAAGGTATCTGGAACCACGGTTCTCCGCTGTTCATGGAGATCGAACCACGCTTCTCTATTGATAAGCTGACGGGCACCAGCCTGGCGTTTGGTCCGTTCAAAGAGTGGTACTTCGCAAACAACTATATCTACGACATGGGCCGTAACAAGTCCGGTCGTCAGAGCACCTGGTACATGGGTCTGGGTACGGACATCGATACCGGTCTGCCAATGAGCCTGTCCATGAACGTGTACGCGAAGTACCAGTGGCAGAACTACGGTGCCGCGAACGAAAACGAGTGGGACGGCTACCGTTTCAAAGTGAAATACTTTGTGCCAATCACCCAGCTGTGGGGCGGCAACCTGAGCTACATCGGTTTCACCAACTTTGACTGGGGCTCAGACCTGGGCGACAACGATTTCCGCGACCTGAACGGCAGAAAAGCGCGCACCAACGACTCCATCGCTTCCAGCCACATCCTGGCGCTGAACTACGATCACTGGCACTACTCTGTTGTTGCGCGTTACTGGCATAACGGTGGTCAGTGGAACGACGACGCGAGCCTGAACTTCGGTAACGGCGATTTCAGCGTCCGTTCTACCGGTTGGGGTGGTTACCTGGTTGTAGGTTATAACTTCTAA
- a CDS encoding DUF3251 domain-containing protein, translated as MTRRYLRILLVGSLFTLSACAQQTEVREMKQSVNTLNAAMDKLNKETVKITQQNALNAKSSSGVYLLPGAKTPARLNSQIGTLKMSMVNVAANADGTRATLRIQGESNDPLPAFSGTVEWGQIQGTTESYQEVNVKNQLFTAPASTLAPSDVDIPLQLSGLTPEQLGFIRIHDIQPAAQ; from the coding sequence ATGACAAGACGTTACCTGAGAATTCTGCTGGTGGGGAGCCTCTTTACCCTAAGCGCCTGTGCACAGCAAACTGAAGTCCGCGAAATGAAACAAAGCGTGAACACGCTCAATGCGGCCATGGACAAGCTGAACAAAGAGACCGTGAAAATCACCCAGCAAAATGCGCTGAATGCGAAATCCAGCAGCGGCGTCTATTTGCTGCCGGGTGCCAAAACGCCCGCGCGTCTGAACAGCCAGATTGGCACGTTAAAGATGTCTATGGTGAATGTTGCAGCGAATGCCGATGGTACTCGCGCAACATTACGCATTCAGGGTGAATCCAACGATCCGCTTCCCGCATTCAGCGGCACCGTAGAGTGGGGCCAGATTCAGGGCACCACAGAAAGCTACCAGGAAGTGAACGTGAAGAATCAGCTCTTCACCGCCCCCGCCAGCACGCTGGCCCCGAGCGATGTTGATATCCCGCTACAGCTTAGCGGACTCACTCCAGAACAGCTGGGCTTTATCCGCATTCACGACATTCAACCCGCCGCGCAATAA
- the nrdR gene encoding transcriptional regulator NrdR, translating to MHCPFCSAVDTKVIDSRLVGEGSSVRRRRQCLVCNERFTTFEVAELVMPRVVKSNDVREPFNEEKLRSGMLKALEKRPVSADDVEMALNHIKSHLRGLGEREVPSKMIGNLVMEQLKKLDKVAYIRFASVYRSFEDIKEFGEEIARLQD from the coding sequence ATGCATTGCCCATTCTGCTCCGCTGTGGATACCAAAGTCATCGACTCTCGCCTGGTGGGCGAAGGGTCTTCCGTACGCCGTCGCCGACAGTGTCTGGTGTGCAACGAGCGTTTCACGACCTTTGAAGTTGCAGAGCTGGTAATGCCGCGCGTGGTGAAAAGTAACGATGTGCGCGAGCCGTTCAATGAAGAAAAGCTGCGCAGCGGAATGCTGAAAGCTCTCGAAAAACGGCCTGTCAGTGCAGACGATGTCGAAATGGCGTTAAATCACATTAAGTCTCATCTTCGTGGCTTAGGAGAGCGCGAGGTGCCGAGCAAAATGATCGGCAACCTGGTGATGGAACAGCTGAAAAAGCTCGATAAAGTCGCCTATATCCGCTTCGCCTCTGTCTACCGCAGTTTCGAAGATATCAAAGAGTTCGGCGAAGAGATCGCCCGCTTACAGGATTAA